The genomic region GACGCGCACCTTCGACCTCGTGGACGGGCGACGGCCGGCGGGCTACGTGGTGGCCTCGGGCGAGTCGCGCGCCTTCGACGATCCGGGCATCTTCGTCGAGATTCCGCTGGTCAACCAGATTCGCCCGCGCGTGGCGGCGTGGCGCAACGCAGGCTATCCGGGCGTATCCAGTATCACCAAGCGGCTGCTGGAGCACTGGCGCGACCCGGAGGAGTTCGACGCGCGGCGGTTCTTCTTCTGCCAGCTCGAGGCCATCGAGACCCTGATCTGGCTGACCGAGGCGCCGGACTCTGAGCGTGTAGGAATCGAGATCCCCGGTGACGGTGGGGAGATCCTGCGCCGCTGCTGCAAGATGGCCACTGGGGCCGGCAAGACGATTGTGATGGCGATGACCATCGCCTGGCACATCCTCAATAAGGTGACCTACCCCCAAGATCCACGGTTCGCGAAGAACGTGCTCGTGATTGCTCCTGGGCTCACGGTGCGCAATCGGCTGGCGGTCCTGGGGCCCTCGGCACCGGGGAACTACTACGAGGAGTTCCGCATCGTGCCCCCCAGCCTTCTCGAAAAGCTGCGTCAGGGGCGAGTGCTGATCCGGAACTGGCACGTCCTCAACTGGGAGACCGACACCCAGATCGCGAAGAAACGCAGTGTAGACAAGCGCGGAGCCAAGAGCGATGAGGCCTACACCCGCGAGGTCCTGGGAGAGATGGCAAACGCGCGGAACTTCCTCGTCATTAACGACGAGGCGCACCACGCATGGCGTGTGCCCGCGGAGTCGAAGATCAGAGGGGTTGCGAAGGAGGACATCGAGGAAGCGACGAAGTGGATCGGCGGATTCGATCGGCTCCACCGCACCCGAGGCATCCTCGTCGCTTACGATTTCAGTGCCACACCGTTTGCCCCGTCAGGGAAGAAGAGCACGGAGGAGGCTCTGTTCCCGTGGATCGTGAGCGACTTCGGACTCAACGATGCCATCGAGTCCGGCTTGGTGAAGACCCCCCGTGTAGTCGTCCGGGATGATGCGGTGCCCGATGCGAAGACGTATCGCTCACGGCTCTACCACATTTACAACGACCCCGAGGTGAAGGATGACCTGAGCCGGAAGGCCGAACCTCATGAACCCCTCCCTGACCTCGTCCTCAACGCCTACTACCTGCTTGGTTACGACTGGAATGAGACTGCGGAGCACTGGGAGAAGGCGGGAATGCCCACGCCTCCGGTGATGATCACTGTCTGTAACCGCACCGAAACCGCGGCCCGCGTAAAGTATGCCTTCGACCACCACCAGATCCGGATCACCCGACTCTGTGACCCCAACTGCATCCTTCACATCGACACGAAGGTACTGAAGAAGGCGGAGGAAGAAGAGGAGCCCCTCACAGCCGTCAGTTCCATCCCTGATGACGAAGAGGGGGAAGAAAACGGCGAACCCAAACGCAAATTGACGAAGAACGAGCAGGCAGAGGTCCTTCGGCAACAAGTGGACACCATCGGACGGCTTGGGCAGCCCGGAGAGAAGATCCAGAACGTCATCTCGGTCGGGATGCTCAACGAAGGCTTGGATGCGAAGACCGTGACGCACATCATGGGCCTGCGCGCGTTCACCAGCCAGCTCCTATGTGAGCAGGTAGTCGGACGGGGATTGAGGCGGACGAGCTACGAAGTGGACCCGGAGTCTGGTCTGTTTGACGCGGAGTACGTCAACATCTTCGGTGTTCCGTTCACCTTCTTGCCTCACGAGGGAGCGCCTTCCACCGTGGCGCCGCCGAACCCCAAGACCGCGATTGGCCCGGACCCAGCGAAGGCAAAGTACGAGATCCGTTGGCCTTGCATTGTCAGGATTGACCACGTGATGCGACCAATTCTCTCGTTGGACTGGGACAAGATCGCCCCGCTGTACCTTGACGCCTCACAGACAGCGAAGGTCGCGGAGTTGGCCCCCATCGTGGAGGGGAAACCCGACCTCTCGAAGATTGCCGCCATTGACCTGGAGCGGCTGGCCCAGGAGTTCCGGACCCAGAGGATCATCTTCGAGACGGCCCGCGATGTCTATGACCAGATGCAACATCGCTGGCAGGGAAGTAAGGAAGTCCTACTGGCTCAGCTGGTCCGGATCGTTGAACAGTTCATCCGCTCCGACAAGATCCTCATCACCCCATCTTCCTTCTTCCACAGCGACTTACGCAGGCGGCTCATCATCACCCTGAATATGTCCCGAGTTGTGCAGCACATCTGGGAGGCGATTCGGTTTGAGAACGCGGAGCGCCTGGAACCCGTGTTTGACCGCGATCATCCGATTCGCTCTACGGCAGACATGACCACGCGGTACACAGGTAAGCCCTGTGAGCGGACACAAAAGTCGCACATCAACTTCTGTGTCTACGACAGTACCTGGGAGGCATCCGATGCGTTCACCCTCGACCACAGCCCTCTTGTGGAAGCGTGGGTGAAAAACGATCACCTCGGCTTCGAGATCTTGTACC from Candidatus Bipolaricaulis anaerobius harbors:
- a CDS encoding BPTD_3080 family restriction endonuclease, which produces MGKTTIGRLIINSPFEEPQRHWRYDRETRTFDLVDGRRPAGYVVASGESRAFDDPGIFVEIPLVNQIRPRVAAWRNAGYPGVSSITKRLLEHWRDPEEFDARRFFFCQLEAIETLIWLTEAPDSERVGIEIPGDGGEILRRCCKMATGAGKTIVMAMTIAWHILNKVTYPQDPRFAKNVLVIAPGLTVRNRLAVLGPSAPGNYYEEFRIVPPSLLEKLRQGRVLIRNWHVLNWETDTQIAKKRSVDKRGAKSDEAYTREVLGEMANARNFLVINDEAHHAWRVPAESKIRGVAKEDIEEATKWIGGFDRLHRTRGILVAYDFSATPFAPSGKKSTEEALFPWIVSDFGLNDAIESGLVKTPRVVVRDDAVPDAKTYRSRLYHIYNDPEVKDDLSRKAEPHEPLPDLVLNAYYLLGYDWNETAEHWEKAGMPTPPVMITVCNRTETAARVKYAFDHHQIRITRLCDPNCILHIDTKVLKKAEEEEEPLTAVSSIPDDEEGEENGEPKRKLTKNEQAEVLRQQVDTIGRLGQPGEKIQNVISVGMLNEGLDAKTVTHIMGLRAFTSQLLCEQVVGRGLRRTSYEVDPESGLFDAEYVNIFGVPFTFLPHEGAPSTVAPPNPKTAIGPDPAKAKYEIRWPCIVRIDHVMRPILSLDWDKIAPLYLDASQTAKVAELAPIVEGKPDLSKIAAIDLERLAQEFRTQRIIFETARDVYDQMQHRWQGSKEVLLAQLVRIVEQFIRSDKILITPSSFFHSDLRRRLIITLNMSRVVQHIWEAIRFENAERLEPVFDRDHPIRSTADMTTRYTGKPCERTQKSHINFCVYDSTWEASDAFTLDHSPLVEAWVKNDHLGFEILYLHKGIVHKYRPDFLIRLKSGEMLILETKGQVTEQDRTKLRFLDEWVRAVNAHGGFGCWRWAVVEGPGEIQDVIANHS